A genome region from Clostridium pasteurianum includes the following:
- a CDS encoding D-amino acid aminotransferase, whose amino-acid sequence MKNLGFYNGEYALVEDMKIPMNDRVCYFGDGAYDATYSRNHKIFALDEHIERFYNSAGLLRIKIPYTKDELKELLKEMVKKVDSGEQFVYWQVTRGTGMRNHAFPPADVKANFWIILKPLNIKDMSQKLKLITLEDTRFLHCNIKTLNLLPSVIAAQKTEEAGCQEAVFHRGDRVTECAHSNVSIIKDGILKTAPTDNLILPGIARAHLIKMCKRFEIPVNETAFNLKELMEADEVIVTSSGQFCMATCEIDGKPVGGKAPELVKKLQDALLNEFIEATN is encoded by the coding sequence ATGAAAAATTTAGGATTCTATAATGGAGAATATGCTTTAGTTGAGGACATGAAAATACCTATGAACGATCGTGTGTGCTATTTTGGGGATGGAGCTTATGATGCTACCTACAGTAGAAATCATAAGATATTTGCATTAGATGAACATATAGAACGTTTCTATAATAGTGCAGGTTTACTTAGAATTAAGATTCCATACACAAAAGATGAGCTAAAGGAATTACTAAAAGAAATGGTTAAAAAGGTTGATTCGGGAGAGCAATTTGTATATTGGCAGGTTACTAGAGGAACGGGTATGCGTAATCATGCTTTTCCACCAGCAGATGTAAAAGCAAATTTTTGGATTATATTGAAACCATTAAATATAAAAGATATGTCTCAAAAGTTGAAATTAATTACTTTAGAAGATACTAGATTTTTACATTGCAATATAAAGACTCTCAATTTACTCCCAAGTGTAATAGCTGCCCAAAAGACTGAAGAAGCAGGATGTCAGGAAGCAGTGTTTCATAGAGGAGACAGGGTAACAGAATGCGCACACAGTAATGTATCTATTATAAAAGATGGAATTTTAAAGACAGCTCCTACAGATAATTTAATTTTACCAGGCATAGCAAGAGCACATCTCATAAAAATGTGTAAGAGATTTGAGATTCCTGTAAATGAAACAGCTTTTAACTTAAAAGAATTAATGGAAGCTGATGAGGTTATAGTTACGAGCTCAGGTCAATTCTGTATGGCAACCTGTGAAATAGATGGAAAACCTGTAGGAGGGAAGGCACCAGAGCTTGTAAAAAAACTTCAAGATGCGTTGTTAAATGAATTTATAGAAGCTACAAATTAA
- a CDS encoding putative hydro-lyase produces the protein MEYSNMKPYDVRKLIRQEKITTPTAGMCSGYAQANLVILPKELAYDFLLFTQRNPKSCPILEVSDVGDKKLKYLGEDIDITSDIPKYRVYEDGILTGEYTNIADLWREDFVSFLIGCSFSFESELIEANIPIRHIEENCNVPMFITNIECTPAGIFNGKMVVSMRPLSNENIIKSVLVSGEMPKVHGAPIHIGDPVSIGIKDISKPDFGDPVTIKDNEIPVFWACGVTPQSVVMNVKPKIVITHSPGHMLITDLKNIDLKY, from the coding sequence ATGGAGTATTCAAATATGAAGCCCTATGATGTTCGTAAATTGATAAGGCAAGAAAAAATTACAACACCTACAGCTGGAATGTGTTCAGGCTATGCGCAAGCTAATTTGGTTATTCTGCCAAAGGAATTAGCATATGATTTTTTGTTATTTACTCAAAGAAATCCTAAATCTTGTCCTATATTAGAAGTAAGTGATGTTGGAGATAAAAAACTTAAATATTTAGGTGAAGATATTGATATTACAAGTGATATTCCTAAATATAGGGTATATGAAGATGGAATTTTAACAGGTGAATATACAAACATAGCTGACCTTTGGAGAGAAGATTTTGTAAGCTTTTTAATTGGCTGTAGCTTTTCATTTGAATCGGAGCTTATAGAGGCGAACATTCCCATAAGGCACATTGAAGAAAATTGCAATGTACCAATGTTTATTACTAATATTGAATGTACGCCTGCAGGAATATTTAATGGCAAAATGGTAGTAAGTATGAGACCTTTATCTAATGAGAACATAATAAAGTCAGTTCTAGTTAGCGGAGAAATGCCCAAAGTACATGGGGCGCCGATTCATATAGGTGATCCGGTGTCTATTGGGATAAAAGATATAAGTAAACCTGATTTTGGTGATCCTGTTACTATAAAAGATAATGAAATTCCAGTATTTTGGGCCTGCGGAGTTACGCCCCAGTCAGTAGTTATGAATGTTAAACCTAAAATAGTTATTACACATTCTCCTGGTCACATGCTCATAACGGACTTAAAGAATATAGATTTAAAATATTAG
- a CDS encoding DUF4392 domain-containing protein produces the protein MEQEELTILNIGESLDNLMNLDPRGYGICRILYKAAREYTKEPLTMNCAKKLEKTLKEGDLVYIMTGFVLRPFKKAEMDGIVSTMLLARALVKGFNVKPVIVCPEDNIKAVENLSYVVGLHFQNSIEGLKECPLSLAGITFTKDKKQAEKQADELIENGLPSAVISIECPGANHKGVYHNAVGLDVTKLEAKQDILFIKLKKKGVLNIAIGDLGNELGMGTLKEHLEEYIPYAAKGSCNCGCNGGIIADVAADNIITATVSDWGCYGLIAALAYLKKDLDIMHTKVMEKEAMITASRSGMIDMYGELIPAIDGCNLEVNTSIVNLMRECVASAIKSQKICSTWFEKVIELGFYESNSYENEKLKNII, from the coding sequence ATGGAACAGGAAGAATTAACAATATTAAATATAGGTGAAAGTTTAGACAATTTGATGAATCTAGATCCAAGGGGATATGGTATTTGCAGAATTTTATACAAGGCAGCAAGAGAGTATACTAAAGAGCCTTTAACGATGAACTGTGCTAAGAAATTGGAAAAGACTTTAAAGGAAGGAGACTTAGTTTATATAATGACAGGTTTTGTTCTTCGCCCATTTAAGAAAGCAGAAATGGATGGAATCGTAAGCACAATGCTTTTAGCAAGAGCTTTAGTAAAAGGCTTTAATGTAAAACCTGTAATTGTATGTCCTGAAGATAATATTAAGGCAGTAGAAAATTTATCATATGTAGTTGGACTTCATTTTCAAAATAGTATTGAAGGTTTGAAAGAGTGTCCACTATCATTAGCTGGAATAACATTTACAAAAGACAAAAAACAGGCGGAGAAGCAGGCAGATGAACTTATAGAAAATGGTCTACCAAGTGCCGTTATAAGTATAGAATGTCCAGGAGCTAATCATAAGGGTGTTTATCATAATGCTGTGGGGTTAGATGTAACAAAACTTGAAGCAAAGCAAGATATTCTATTTATTAAGTTAAAGAAGAAAGGTGTTTTAAATATAGCTATTGGAGATTTGGGTAATGAACTTGGTATGGGAACTTTAAAAGAACATCTAGAAGAGTATATTCCATATGCAGCTAAGGGAAGTTGCAACTGTGGTTGTAATGGAGGAATAATAGCAGATGTAGCTGCTGACAATATTATAACTGCAACTGTCTCAGATTGGGGATGTTATGGTCTCATAGCAGCACTAGCATATTTAAAAAAGGATTTGGATATAATGCACACTAAAGTTATGGAAAAGGAAGCTATGATTACAGCATCTAGAAGCGGCATGATAGATATGTATGGAGAGTTAATTCCAGCTATAGATGGCTGCAATTTAGAGGTTAACACATCAATAGTTAATTTAATGAGAGAATGTGTAGCTTCTGCAATTAAGTCTCAGAAAATTTGTTCTACTTGGTTTGAGAAAGTAATTGAACTAGGATTTTATGAAAGTAATTCTTATGAAAATGAGAAATTAAAAAATATAATTTAA
- a CDS encoding 5-oxoprolinase subunit PxpA, which translates to MYKVDLNCDLGESFGNYKIGSDEKVISYISSANVACGFHASDPLVMDNTVKLAKKYGVSVGAHPGFPDLLGFGRRKMDVSLREAKTMVQYQIGALKAFCTANGVEIKHVKPHGALYNMAAKDLDLALAICEGIYEVDSKLILLALSGSKMLEAASYVGLKAASEVFADRAYNSDGSLVDRSREGAVIKDEEEAIKRVIRMVKESKVRTIDGAYITLKADSICVHGDGEKALSFVKKINDAFKNEDIRISALG; encoded by the coding sequence ATGTACAAGGTAGATTTAAATTGTGATTTAGGTGAGAGCTTTGGAAATTATAAGATTGGTTCAGATGAAAAAGTAATATCGTATATATCATCTGCAAATGTAGCTTGTGGCTTTCATGCTTCTGATCCATTAGTTATGGATAATACAGTGAAATTAGCAAAAAAGTATGGAGTTTCAGTTGGAGCACATCCAGGATTTCCTGATTTGCTTGGGTTTGGGAGAAGGAAAATGGATGTTTCTTTAAGAGAGGCCAAGACAATGGTTCAATATCAAATTGGAGCCTTAAAAGCTTTCTGCACGGCAAATGGAGTAGAGATAAAGCATGTAAAGCCTCATGGGGCACTTTACAATATGGCGGCTAAAGATTTGGATCTTGCTCTAGCAATATGTGAAGGTATATACGAAGTTGATTCAAAATTAATCTTGCTTGCTTTGTCGGGAAGCAAAATGCTTGAAGCTGCAAGTTATGTTGGATTAAAAGCAGCAAGCGAGGTTTTTGCAGACAGGGCATATAATAGCGATGGTTCTCTAGTAGATAGAAGTAGAGAGGGAGCTGTTATTAAAGATGAAGAAGAAGCTATTAAAAGAGTAATTAGAATGGTTAAGGAGAGTAAAGTTAGAACTATAGATGGTGCTTACATCACTCTTAAAGCGGATTCTATATGCGTACATGGAGATGGAGAAAAAGCATTAAGTTTTGTAAAAAAAATAAACGACGCGTTTAAAAATGAAGATATAAGAATATCAGCATTAGGATGA